From the Mycobacterium sp. DL592 genome, the window CTCGGCCAGGACGAACGAGGACACCACCGCCAGAACAACGAACCGCGGCTCGGCCGGTGGCGGGGCGGTGTCGGGATCCTCGTCGTCGGCGGACGTCTCGCGCCAGGTCCACCACGCGAACCCCAGGAATGCGATTGCGGCGGCGAAAGCGATCGGACGCTCGGGCAGCGTCAGCCCGAGGAAATGGCCGATTGTCACCGACACGCCGTGCACCAGGAATGCCGCGATACCGACGCCGCTCAGCACCACCCACCAGCGATGGCGCAGCGCATAGGTCATGGTGATCAGCTGGGACTTGTCGCCGAGCTCGGCGAGGAAAACCACTCCGAGGCTGACCAGAGCTGCGGTGAGCATCTGCCACGACCT encodes:
- a CDS encoding TMEM165/GDT1 family protein translates to MLTAALVSLGVVFLAELGDKSQLITMTYALRHRWWVVLSGVGIAAFLVHGVSVTIGHFLGLTLPERPIAFAAAIAFLGFAWWTWRETSADDEDPDTAPPPAEPRFVVLAVVSSFVLAELGDKTMLATVALASDYNWAGVWIGATVGMVLADGVAIAAGRLLHRRLPERLLHVMASLLFLLFGLWMLFDAALGWRTVAITATAAVALAAIGAGGLRFWRARRQNGAPATSPQPDN